The Tenrec ecaudatus isolate mTenEca1 chromosome 4, mTenEca1.hap1, whole genome shotgun sequence region AGATAATAAAACAATGGCAAAGACAAATCAACACCACTACACATCATTTGAAGTGGTACAATTCAAAAACCATGGTTAGGATGAGACACAACTGGTATATTGTTGAATGGAAAGTCATACAAGCCCTTTATTTGacttaaaagaaacacaaaattattttccataCACGATGACTGAGTTATTCCATCCTCAGATATTTGTGCATgactaaagaatttttaaaaagatatttatcAATAATTTTATATCTTTATTCAAATAGTTCAAATTAGAAAAATAATGCTAAAAAGACAACAAATATCTTTGAGTAAGTTAATTGATGTTTAGTTTGTTTTTGTAAATGTGTCATTTTTGTACATATCATTTCTGTAATATCATTTAAGATACTATGTTTACATTTCAAAAAACTATATTGAGAAAGGGAGCCAGCTACAGGGAACATATATGATATGAGTTCATTCATATAAAACTTTAGAAAAGATGGTCAATACGTGAAGACTGAAAGCAAATTAGTGCTTAACTTGGACCAGAAGTGAGTGGGGACATCGTTTGACAAGTGTCACaaaaatctaatttaaaaataaataaatcagaagACTAAACATCACCATGTTCACACTGATAAGTATTTTTATCTCTGTATAATTGAACATTGTAAGAATAACTAATAGAATGCaacaattatttttaagttgGTAGCAATGGGAAGAGATTATTAATATCAGTATTCCTGGAATCTTACTAGAACTGACTGTAAATTCCTACCCTCTCTCAACTCTCTGCCTTCTAGTAAATTCCCACTCATTGAGACTCTATAGCagaggttttcaacctgtgggtcacaaccccttggggtcaaataaccctttcacaggggtcacccaatccataaaaatagcaaaatttcagttatgaagtagcaatgaaaatcattttatggttgtgggggggggggtgggttaccacaacatgaggaactgtatgaaagagccacggctttaggaaggtggagaacccctgctgtataggaaagggtagaatgcCTCCTCAGCGTTTCTGCGGCTGAAATTTTTACAGGTGCAGacagctttctctttctccctaggagctacCGGTGAGTTTGAATTGCCCAACTTACAATTAGCAGCTCAACCCTTCACCCACTGTGCTATCAGATCCCACCCTAGACCTTTAAAATCAATATTACAGCTTAACAAGGTGCCCAGTTGTATCCTACAGCTATTAAAATCTCATAAAGACTCAACTAGATATTTCTGAATACAACATTGTTGACCCTGGACCTTACTTTCTTAGTGTCCTTTAACAGAAATCCTACATATGAATGTCTTAAAAATTAATTTCTcagtgtggtagttccataatctgttgttaatttgagaccagtgaaggggtgaagtttaacctgccaattaggttgcagcttgaGGACTTCATCTGGAGGCACTAAGAAGATACATAGCTCTTTCCAGGCTGGACACAAGCTCAATCCCTGTGAGATATTGTTGACAACCCATGtgaagacaggctgatggcagccagagcctcggggctggagaagccacgtggagacccttgccagcactgagatgcttacataccatcactgtatccacaagactttttccACTCACTGGCTGGTGATCATCCTACacatggcatcattgcatgtgttttgtgagtctgaagactttagagattggtgttggacatatgagctattaCCGGTttacggacttgatttggacagggctgggatgttttctcaatattcaattgctcttgtatatatgagtctccatgaatttgtttctctagtcttccggGACTAATACATCATGGTACCAGAAGTGGggtactacagaaacaaatcataTGATGGAGAGTGAATGTTTGATTTCTGCCTCACAGTAATGTTtttctcttgtctagccagaagtcagatatggcaatgcagtttactgggtggtTTTCTGGaatgaatatgggaagttaaagctttgattattttgtttggttgtagtctccagttattcctgtttgaaatggcaaaagTGAATGTTGTTAATTTATAGTTTGAGCTTGGGGGTAGAAACAGCCGCTTGAATTTCTCAGTGACCATGCTGGTTAGAGAAAATAGCTGACTGAAGTCAAAACGGCTGACAGAAGGCCTGGCCTTGGCTTGAGGCaatgctgtcagaggcctaatcTCATATGTTTGGATCAACACAATTGTTTAGATGAAGaattaagataagctaaatatGGATTGAATTTGACAGTTTGAAGAATTGagattagtatctgattctaattTAAACTGATTTCTACTGCTTATTATTATTGATACAATGATTGATAGCATTATTAGAAGTATGAAAATAGCTTGTAAGCCCCCTTGCCATGAGCAATTATATTTTAATCTCTAAATGGGTTTAGAAcacacctgcaaagaaagctctgaaaagataagccccatccAGTGCTTTGGTGTATTCAGGATAGCTGCATTCCAAGAGACCTGCTTAGGAgattgttgacagattgaagtaaaaatgaaatctttggatttttgaattttgaactagtggtttttgtcagaagttgGAGAAAACCTGGAACcacgaagaaaactcctctctaggactgaatattaaagggagcctgtggggagGCTGAAATACTtgttaggtgaccacctggatccacttgttgagtagaagtgagagaaatgcagcaatagagagataGATTGAGTCTAGTCACTGACACCTGTGggcctggtttacaggaactagaggagatgagagcaggttgattgGTCTGAAATtcgtgacctagcacaaggggctaggcttgttgagaatttgtaacaagtccatggtctaaaggcaaggtgaccagtgggcaCCCTGGAGAGGCTAAGTGAGgcggcccacattgagttgatcagaacccgaccagatgaagagatttttcaacttatgaactggtgcatattgctgcagacttcaTAGATGGCCTGCCCTGATCTGAGTTTGCTAAAATTTGCTTTGCAGATTTTACAAGGTTCTAGTTATAACTGGAATGAAAATTCTCCATGTGAAAGAACATGATGGTCTCCTtagctgggttgatgtaagtgggcagtatagaaattggatacccacaaTTGGGAGCATAAAGACATGAAGTGGTCGGCTTACAATCATTCATATGTGGGGGAATATATGAATAGGATTAAATACATTGCTTTGTTGCTATTGGGTGGCATGGAATTGATTCCTCTTCTTAATGAGCCCATGTGACAAGGTAGCACTGTCCCATGTGGTTCCTTTATAATAATTTATGGGAAATTAGCCCTGGTTGTGCTTTTAGGTACTATGCTGTTGACCACAAATTTGGAGGTGGAAAGCCActaagctgctctgcaggagaaaaatgagactaggTTGTCTGTGCCCATAAACAATTATAGTCTCACAAACCCTATACTacatcactatgggtcagaatggactcgatggcagtgagtttatcttTGGGGGACAGATCATCATACTTCTCTTGTGAAGCAGCTGTGTGgtatcaaaccatcaaccttcccATTCTGAATTTAGGGTGCCTGCTTTAAGGGAAGGCTCTGTTGGCTCTAGGATAAGGCGTTTGTCAATCTTCAGCTTCTATCCTTTAGTCATCAGTCATATACATGGGGCCTGGTATCTATCTTCTATTACTGTCCTGCTTCTGTATTTAAACTTCCTTTGAGAGCTCAAAAGTCATTGGCATGAAACACTTTGAACAGATAGAAACACATTATAAAAATATAATCTCACCccaagataaaggtactacaaaCCCACATGGTCattgattcattaaaaaaataaaataacccacGGCCATCCAGAGTCCATCGGACAAATGGCTAGCTACCTTGTataggggttccatggctggaaatctttaggagagcaaatagcctcgtctttctcccgaggggctgGTGGATTAACTACACATTTTGTGTCTGAAACACCAACGCTTAACCAGCAGAATGAACTTCAAGACCAAACTCTCTGTCATctggtcagctctgactcatcacaaccctgtgGGACACGGATTGTACCCTctttgggtgtccaaggctgtaagtctatctgagaggaaagcctcatctttctcccacaatgaACGGTGAGTTTCGAAATCCTTACTAAGCAGCGGAGGGCGTACCTCAGTAGAACCGGGGTTAGATTTTATAATATACGTTTGGGGTGGGTAGAGCACAGTTAAACCAGAACAAGAGATAAATAACTTTCGAATATCAAAACTAATGGAAATCTCAACACATACAGTACTATGTTGGATTTTTTTAAGTGGTAAGATTCCCATGCTCGGCCCTTTAAAATGGAAGAATACTGACTGGATCTCTAAAAAGGCAAGAAGCAGTGCTGACACCAACTGTTCACGAAAGCTTTAAACTCCTGAAGGTCACAGTTTCCAGACTCTACCAACAGTCGTTCCTTCTTGATTGAAGGCGAGGGCGTCAGGACAACTTGGGGAACCACAGATTTCCCGTCTCTGTGGTAGGCTATTCCTTCCGGGTGCCCCGCCCAGCCGCGTTCGGTTGGAGCCAATGGTAGCTGGGTGGGGCGGGGCCTCGGGCTTTGAATGGGCCCTGCCGGAAGGGGCGGAGTCAGGAGAGGTGAGGTGGGCGTTGTCTTAGGGAGCCGGCCGCGCCGCAGAAAGAGGGGGCGGGGCGTTGCCGCAGGGGGCGGAGCCGCGCCGAGCGGCGGGGCAGCGATGGGGGCGGGGCGCGCGCCCGGTAGCCGAGACGCCAGTGTGACCTAGCAGTCCGCACCGCCTGGCGTGAGGCGGACCCGGGAGGAGCCCCCCAGCCGCTGAGCTCATGGGGCTGTGTTTTCCCTGCCCTGGGGAGTCTGCCCCGGCCTCGCCGGACCCGGTGAGTAAGGTGGCGGCGCCGCGGCCTCGCGCGCGCACCTGTCACCCGGCGGGGCGCGCCCGAGGCCGGAACGACGGGCGCCGGCACTGGCCGCTGGCCGCGGTGGCTCCGGCGGCAGAGACGGGGGCGCTGCGTGTGGGCGCGCCCCGGGGCTTACTGGGGTCCTGCCAGCGGGACTTGTCACTGGGGACACACAACGTGCCCCACGGGGGTCCTTTCACCCTTTACTGACGCGGCCAAGCGCCTTCGTTCCTAGTTCTCACGCTTACGCAGCAAGTGCGGGGCGCGGCCGGCCTGGGCCCCATGGGGTGCGCTGCTAGGGGCGACGGAACCCCCTCTCCGCGAACCCCGAGCTGCGGGCGATGTGCGTCTTCCTGTGTCTGTACCAGCTGTTCAAAGAAGGTGCTCCCCGAACTCGCTGATCGCCCGGGGCTGGACAGGATATTTTATTGATCAGTGTGCATCCCCCTTAGCATTTCTGTTTCTCATGTCCTCAGTTGAAAAAGAGTTTGTAAGGGGTGGTCAGGTTTAACAAAAATCAGGAGCGCCGATTAAGTTTGAATTGCAAATAAAACAGGACTATCTTATGAAATACTTGAAACATACTTATAAAAGTATCCGTTGTTTGtctgaaattaaaatttaatcCTGCTTGTTAGACACAatgttttctttagcttctcttttTAACAATATCTGTACATCCGTACTTCTTCCTGGGAATAGAGAAGTAGTTCACCTGAATGTCTCATTTCATCCCTGTCCAGCTAAACATAAAAAGACGAAACGAGATCTTTAGGGAAGTGCGTTGGCGCTCTTTTGGCCCTTTGATGATGATGACCATGTTCGGGTCAGCTATGGTTTCAGAAGCGTagcgactctgtgcacaacagaaggaagcacagccccgtcctgccccatcctcaatcGTTCTGCTCAGTTGAGTTCATGGTTGCAGCCGCTGTATCCATgcatctcgtccagggccttttgctttttgctgcccttccacattacaagcacgatgtcttccagggactgggctctccagaGAACGTGTTCAAAGTACGTGAGGCGATAGAGAAAGTTTGCTTTGTTGTCACTGCTTGGTTTTCCATTTTAAACTACTGTTCTGCCTGCATgtattgaacacacacacacatacccctggAGCCTGGTTATACGTGTAAGGTCCCTATTTCAAGCCCATCAACTACtccctgggaaaaagatgaggctttctattcctgaaagGGTCTGGTCCCAGAAACCCAAAAGCAGTTTTCCTCTGCCCCTACAGGttggcagtgagtcagaattgccccCTCCACAGTGaccttgcttttgtttttatttgccaCTCCCCTCTGACATTGCCTACTTTGCCTTCTTGGAAAACTGTTTGGGTGTCACTTTCTCTATGAAGGTTTTTGAGACCATTCTAAATAAAAGAAATCTGCCTTCCCCCTCTACAGTATGGCATACTAACCACCCATTCTCCTTCTTATCCCTCCTATTCTTTATGGGCGCTTCCCCAAAGCATTTACCCTCACCTGACAAACGTACTCATTGATTATAGATAGCTGTCTGTGGAGTCTCATTTGGATTGCAAATCCCATAGGGGTGGATACATTTATctgtatatttttgttttcttctgtctgcTCAGCTCCTAGAAAAATTCCTAAATTCTAGTAGGTGCTCATTAAAATGTTTCCAGTTCATGATTAGGTGTAGGTTTGGGGTGTGGATGATGCGGGGATTAAGTCCCGGTCCCCTAAGAGAATGCTTTCTGTTTTATgcctttaaaattatatatactaTAATCTATAGGAAAATAATATTGCTTCCCAATTTGGAATACTAGCCCTCAAAATTTTACTCAAATCCTTCCCAATCCATATAATGAAATTAATCCAACTCATTTTCGAGTCGTTCCTGAAAACAGTAgtctttaactttttattgttaaAGAAGTGTTTCTTTGATATATCCTCCTGTCTAGTTTGTAATCTGTTTTTtaaagaatggattttattggtcAACTGTTTTTTTTCATACCCTACTCTTATAAACAGCATTATTAGTAGGATGTATTGGATCTATACTAAATATCTTTGTAAACCCTTGAATTATCTATAAAACATAAGTATAGTGTTTATCCATGACAatgtttggttttcttcacaaacatgttccacattttccttagGAAGAGAAAAGAGCAAAACTCGCAGAAGCTGCCGAGAGAAGACAGAGGGAGGTAAGAGTAAAAATAGCATTTGCCAAGTTAgatcattgttttttttaattcccttcCAGTCCCTATTTCTAGCATATTAGAAGCATTTTTCATGTTATTATAAATCACATTGTTATATTTACAGCATCTAGAGTATGAAAATGTatagttgttgtttgtttgtttgtttgttttaagatgatATGCCCTGTTACTAACATTCTCGCTTGGGATAAAGTGACTATATAGTGTTTCCACTGACATATGTTAAGTTAGATTAGGGGGAAGTTTTGTATGGTTGCAGAATACCCAATGAAGAAATGaccatatatttttgttttatgtaagGCTATTACAGATCTATTTCAGTTACCCCAAACAGGCCCCAAACAAcaagaagcaaaaataaaaacactttTTCCCTATTTCCCAGGTGGACAATATGACCCCTAGAGGGCATTGGAAGGATCTGGGgcactgcaaaagcagatattGCACTTTATCCTGGGTATGGGCTCTGGTATGCAAGTTTTCTTTGCACAGAGGCACTGAGTAATTTCAAAAGGGGACGTGAGcaaaataagtttggaaacctaTGTTTTGGACAAGTTATTGTTGCTTGTTTTAATATGCTTACAAAAATTTTAAAGGCTGCATCTCGGGGGATTTTGGATGTTCACTCCGTAgaagaaaagagaaggaaaaaggagaaactagaaaaacaaatcgctTCCACTGGGCCCCAAACAGAAGGTGGACTTAGAGTAAGTAATTGGCATCTTTAAAAATCCatctattaatttatttctaagtGAATTGTCCACAAATTTAAAATcaattttggaagacagatactatAGATGGAAAGGAATGCTTATGTTTAACATttattgtaatcaatttccccttttgtCCCCCCAAAGTACAATGATCTGTTTTTCTGATTATCCTAAGACTTGAGAGGCAAATTCAAACAATAAGGAAATGCctaaagaagaaattcaaaagtACCCCAAATGTAGTGCCATTAAGACTGATGTCATTTCTAGATTTCATCTATCAATCTTACTGAATGGAATTTTCTTGTGAATTCCCCTTTCATAACCTAAGGTTTTTCATTCAAGTTTGCGATCTTTGACCTTCCACTGTTGTTCATTAGCAGAGTCCAGTCAGTTTTGAGAAGGACGGTAGTGTGCACAGATGTGCTGCTCTGGGAGCAGCCACCTCATGCGGCACTGCGGACGGAAGGTCAGGCAGGTTAAGTCAAGCTCTGCCAATGGGCAAGTCAGGGACGAGCAGGGCTGCAATGGCTTCATAGTACCTGTCAAATCCCAGGAGAGTAATCATTCAGGCATTAAGATATTCAGATATAATCGATTTAAGATAATATGAAAATTGGGgtgatatatatttaaaagaagtACATTTCCTAAATATACTTGTGAAAGGTACAGTAGATTTGTTTCATTTATAATTAACGTGACAGTATCTCATTTAGCAGTGTTTTTTAACCTGCTACGCTGTTTTCCCATCAGCTTTGTTTTCTGTTCAAAGTCAAgtttattttctatttctataGCTTACAAAACTAACAAATTATGTTTTgcagaccccaaaccaaacccactgcagtgGAGTTGATTTCCATTCATAGCGACTCTCAATGAAGACAGAGTCCAACAGCCCATAGCATTTCCATGGCTGTATGTCtgcgtggaagcagactgccacgtctttctctttATAAAGAAAAGGACGCTTACGTGGTTTAATCCTTAATTTTTCAAACCAAACTTGTATGTTTAGGTTATATTTTTACCAATTATTTTCAGGTTGACACTAATTTATGGTGCCCCTTTTGGTGTGTGAGAACACTTTTCCAGAAATGGATAACctgacctttcttctgtggtgctctTAAGTagacttgaaccgccaacctttgacTTAACAGCCGAGCTTATTCACCATTTACACTATGCAGAGACTTCAAAGTGTACATAGCACCCAATCTTATCCCTTAGATGTACTTGGAAAGCAGTCCTTGGGAGACTGTGGAATATATTCGGGTCTTCCATGCCCTGCTATCACATTATAATtaacatggccacacagaacggcACAGGAAACATTTCTCCACTCAGGCTATGTTACTATGTTCTATTCTGTTTGCCTCCAATGCCAATCCATGATTTTTGTGGTTTTATTGCTGTTCTGGTCTTTTCTGGTGGTAGGGTGGGTGACTCACTTTATTGCTTCATTGATTACACTTTTCTGGCTACCAGGATCTCATTACCCTTTGATCACCTCAGGTTTTAGCTCCATTTCCCTTCATTTTTAAGCATTCATGTATTTTACTCCAGACTTTCAGCTGTAAGGGAGAGCAGTTTTCAGttgaataatttttttatttcactTACTGTGTGTTCTTTTTTTCACTTGTTTGTACATTGGAAAGGTGTTACATGACAGTGAGTAAAGCAGACTTTCTCGGTATGTTTTCGTATCTTCCAGTGGACTGTTTCATAAAGCTAACAGGGGTGGAGGAGTCAACTACCAATGACGTTGCTATCTTCAATCAAGTGGATCTTCTTAATTTCTTCTCTTTGAATAAATGAAGATTAAGTGTTTATAACATTATTGCCCTTAATGCAGTACTAATTTTATATAGAAAATACTGCAAATACTTCTGAGTTTGAAACTTAGGAAATGAACAGAACTTTCATTAAGTGCTACTTTCCCTGCATCTGCTTGTCTGCACTGGCTCTAAGCAGATAGgttaccatttttcagcagttaaaGCGTGATGCTGAGTAGGAAGTATATCTGCATCTGTATGTAAAAATTCTCCATATGTCCTTGATATTAACATTTGAAATTGTGTTCCCTACCCCAAATAACCTAGTTCTTTATAACTCTGCTGCTTAACCTTATTCCTGTTTTGATTATGTTATTCAGCAATCCTCTGGTTGTGAAAGCCTGGTTTACAGACAACTACCTGTCCTTAAATGCTTTACAAATCTGCCCTCACTTAGACTATCCTGAACCAGCCCGACCCCCAGCAACCTTTCTTTGCAGTCACCTTCTCTGGCAGCATGGGAAGCTCTTCAGTCATTGAGCAGGCTTCAAGCATTTTCTGAAACTAAAGTTAGGCTAAATATAAGAACTGTCTATTCCTATTTTGACTTACTGACAAATTCTAATTAAAGACATGGAACAGATCTCATCCATAACCCAGGGACTGCCTCTATTTAAAGATTCTTGCGTAAACTTGGAATTTTGTGCCTTTAAACTGAAATCTTGAAAGTTCATTTTAAGGGCTTATATGAAGGAACATTGTAAAATTTATTAATGAATGAATATTTGTAAACATCAAATTTCATCTAATTTTTTCTACAGCTTATTAAATAAACAAATTGTATTTTATATTATACtatcccaaaccaaatccacttctgttgagttgattccaactcatagcactcTAGGGACACAGTAGACCTCTCCTCCAcctggcttccaaggctgtacatttctttggaagcagactgccacatctttctctcagcatggctggtgggtgggttggaaccaccaacctagcAATCTGCAGCTAAGCATTGAACCTTTGTGCTACCGGGGCATCTCATGACActaaagtgtttttgttttgtttctgggttGGTGTTCTTTTTCTTCTAGACTTTAAAATTATGTTAGTAGTACCATCAGAAGGAACTGTGGCTGTACAGAGATTAAGCACTCTGCTCCTAACCAAAAGGTCCGTGttcaaagccccagcccctctgGGGGAAAGGTGCGGTAGCCTGTTTCATAAAGATTCTCGTCTTGGAAATCCTAGGAGCAGTTGGACTCTGGCCCAGAGTGGAAATGGCCCGCTAGCACGGTGTTTGACTGGGTTTTGTCTGGGACTGCCATCAGAGGGCAATGATGCACTATTGGTTGTATAATCCTAACAGATCCAGTTTTATTGAAATGTTGCTCATAATTGAGTAAGTTAGACTGTGATTTGAGGTGGGTTATTAAGTATTTGGAATATATATCCTGACTCTATAAgcatttttattcttttgtatTTATTAAGGAATGATTATAGAATTTATACACATGTGAAATTGAAAAGGAAAATGCAAGTATATGAGAGAAAGGtctattttcaacataaaatgtAACAAGGTAATTCTGTATGCTGTGTTATTTATAAACTTTGAAGATTTTTATTCATTCAAGATGTAAGTTTTATAATATTGTTTTGTGACATTTTAGATGTCTATGTAGAGAGAGATAATAAGCCAATATAATCCTTGCTGTTTCTTTTGAGTACTATGCTTGCTAACTTTTGGAATCCCATGACCACATAATGAATCTTAGAGTATGCATATTCTAAAAGGGTGATTAAATTAAACAGATCAGGTAATTTGCAGAAAGGAAACTGAGCCACAATCTTACCATCCTTCCCATGAGACGTGTTATATTACAGTATGCTTGTATTGTATATGTTAATTTTAAATCATTAGTCTTTTCACCCCATGAAAATAATACCTTTTCTATTATGGCATGAAATATTATATAACTCTCTATGCAAGACCGGCTCAGTTTTCTTCATCCTGTTAGAAGACCAGTGGTATTGTTGTTCATAAGAATACTGAACTCCTTGTATTTTGAAACAAACATTTTTAGCTGTGAAGTGGGCTGCTTTTTCCAAGGTTGAAAGGAAAAAGGAGCATCGACAACCGTGAACTGAATTTAGAACCCGAGCATTTCATCTTTGCACTCTTGTAGTGTAATAACAATTTCATGTTCATCACACCTCAGGCATTAGAACTTGGACTGCTGGTGCGGTAAGCCCGGGGAAAGCGCCagagttgtgaagatggcgcaggcctGAGTGATGTTGGGATCTGTCATGTcatgcacagggttgctgggagccaGAGCCAcctggagggcacctaacaatgacaatggCCAGTGGCATCTCTTTGGGATGAAGGAGAATAGAGGGGGAAAAGAAGCTTGTTTGTTATGTCCTTGAAAACACAGGCATGCTCTTTCTCCTACAGGAGGAATGATCCTATGAGCCTCCTGTTTCTTAGAGAACAGTACTAAGAGTTTACACCCAGGGAATAACACTCAGCTCTAGCCACAGTATCCTCAAACACTGTGCTTATCTGCGAGTGATTTGCTGGTTGGTGACTTTCTGGGCACTGAGATACGCAGCTCCACCTAATCCAGGACTGCCTCCCTGAGTGTGATCAACTTTCCCCAGAACCACGTGGGGTGCAGAGGCTAGGAGCTGGACACCGCATGTGGGTTAGAGGCACTTTTAGGCAGAGGAGGGAAAGGACGGCATATGATTCCTGGTAAGAAATGAGTAATTGCTactagaaagaaaaaggaaaaactatACACACAGTCATTCCACTCATCAAGTTACTAATCTCTTACGAAAATACTTATCTGATAGCCAGTTTCCCCTAATTTAGATAGGGGAAAAAGTTTAATGTTTTGTAAGTCAACCCAAATATCTGAATCAAATTATGAAAATAAGGCTGAAGTGTCAAAAtgagtgtatatgtatatatatatagttatgatACTAAATAGTTTCTGTTTTCTAATTCTAATCATTAAGTGACTAATATGGCTAAAACAGAACAGAAGTGATATGTGAATACATAACCCATTTGTTGTCAAATGGCATGTTTTATGAAACAACTATATGTGAGGTTGTTGTTCCACCTATTGTGTTTGATATGT contains the following coding sequences:
- the SVIP gene encoding small VCP/p97-interacting protein, whose translation is MGLCFPCPGESAPASPDPEEKRAKLAEAAERRQREAASRGILDVHSVEEKRRKKEKLEKQIASTGPQTEGGLRWTVS